Below is a genomic region from Henckelia pumila isolate YLH828 chromosome 3, ASM3356847v2, whole genome shotgun sequence.
aactccacctctctgaCTGGTGGAATTCCTACTACATCATCTGGGAAGACATCCAAAAAGTCACGAACAATCTCCACATCTGTGATAGATCTAGAAGATGGCTCATCCACTGCAACTACAAAACTTGCAAGAAAATCGTGGCAACCCTTGTGCAATAACTTCTTCGCATGCACATAAGATATGATATGCGAAGCACCACTGCTCTGAGCTGCAAGGAATATGAAAGAATCTCCGCCTGACGGATTCACTAAAACTGATCGCCTCCGAAAATCTAtcaaagctccattaactgataacCAATCCATGCCAAGAATGAGATCAAATCCTGACATCGGTAGAACCACTAGATCGGCTCTAATCAGATTCCCCTAAAGCTTCAACTCAATACCATTAAGTACACTAGAGGTAGTAAGAATCTCTCTAGATGGCAAGCTAACATCATAGCCCGTAACAGCATCCTCAGGtatgatgcctacccgcctaacaaattcttgagagataaacgaatgcgtagctctTGAGTCTAGCAAAACATATGTAGCATTACCTCTAACGAGGATCTTCCCTGCACTCAGAAAATGTCCCAACGCACatacaacttaaaaataatttaattgaacCCATAATTCAAAACAATTCCCTTATGTATACTATTACCCAAATTCCTAGTCATTTCCCTTATACTATACATGCAAGAACAAATAGCCCAAACAATACCACATAAATACGAAATTACCATGCAATCCTAATAATCATGCAAACTATTTAATCTTAAATACAAATGTTAGGATTACCCATGATCAAAGATGTGTCTGGGccagcctcctctgcctgcatgacaTAAACACGCCCTGGGATGTTCCTCACAGTAGGGAAATTCATCGCAACATGCCCTGGTAGCTTACACTTATAATAGACTCCTGAACCAGCCATGCACTGCCCCGAATGAGGCTTCTGACAAGTCTTGCATAAGGGAATACCTCCGAGATTTGGGGCAGCTGCCCCTatctgctgcggcctctgctggcCCTGATGCCTCTGCTGTGTTCTGGGAGGATTTGGGCCCTTAGCCATCCCGGTATATTGTTTCTTCGCCGGTTGCGAAGACTGACCTTTGAAGGGCTGCTGAAACTGTCTCTTAAGCTGATAAGCTGCTTGCATATCTTTCCTCCCCTGCTCAAATCTCAAGGCCCGGTTCACTGCCGCGCTATAGTTTGCCACATCCTCCATGAACACATCGTGCTTGATGTCCGGTCGCAGCCCATCAGTAAAGTGCCTCAGCCTCTCCTGCTCGTCATTTGCAATCAAGGGCACGAAATGACATCCTCTCTTGAACTGCTTCACATATTCAGCCACAGACTTGTctccctgacggagactcataaattCCCGGATCAATCTACCCCGAGCCTCTGCAGTGAAGTATTTCTCAAAGAACATTGTCCTGAAATTTGCCCCAAGTCTGGGTCTCCAAGTTCACCCCTATCATTTCTCCTTCCCACCAAAGTGACGCATCCTCCTTCAAAATGAAGATAGCACATCGCACCATGTCAGCATCAGTGACTCCCATTGTGatgacccggttcttaatctctcaaattcaaaaaattaatccaagatcatgaattaaagATAAGCAAACACCAAACATTCAAAgcgggaaatttttttttttaatgggctgcgctcgagcggctgaaatgcgccgctcgggcgcaccCTGTTGGTTTCAAAACAGTAGCCAACTGCCctggctgcgctcgggctgctgttttctgcagctcgggcgcggcCCTGGGCAGTTTCCTGCCCACAAAACGCAGCTCAAAACCAGCTCTAAAACTTGCTGTCAAACTTGATCCTTTGATCtactaaaacatgcacaaagtaagaatcaagttctaaacatgttgtATCAACTCCCAAAAGCATCATCATGGTATATAAATCATATCAAGTCAACAACATGTATATACATTAACAACTCAATGCAAGAGTAGAACATCCATTTCAAGTGTTTGTTTACAAGATCAACTATCAACACTTTAACTAAAGTTCAAGTCTACTAATTCAAAACCTCAACTCCTATTCTCAACATATAAGACAGCAACTTCATTTCTATACCGCATCATCACGCTAATCTCTCCTCTCTTGTTCTTCAATTCCGCTTTTGCCCGGATCCACTTCCGCCTATcatcatgacacatacaacacaacaaatagccggataactccggtgagaaatatatttcccagtaaaagcgaataaacatgcataacaaacatatatcaagatcatgatataaaggtaaatacaatgcatgttttcaaaacaaggttcatttcatcattcgtcggttgggatcccgagaagtagatatcatatctaatccaccgactctcctgatcgagtggggttacttatctttcttctctagacttcgaagcaatcatatatgcaaatcagacgctaggctaaaacaaccacccaggccatacatatacaattcctcaaatcgtctattcgaacgtttccgttcatttcaaaatcaaggaataagtcttcaaaattaatgcaacatatatcatcatcaaagcattcattatatcaagaacttattcaacaacttaaaataaagcacataagagcaaataaacaaacaagtatgtgatttaagggaactcgatacaaaccatctcgagttgtattcccaatcaaataatagtccactattacctttcaaatatggtgtttaggatgtcttcaaacttgtcaaaatctgtacaagatcaatcaccaaaaactcatctCAAAGTCTGCTCACTATcaacccaaacttcaacaagaacttcaaggcaaactttaccaaccttgttctatctCCTATCGGTTTCGGCGTCGAATTCTTgagtttatataatatatttatgcaCTGAAAAAATAGCATAACAATCAAGGAATCATCAGTCAATAGTTCAGCAACTTCGGAATCcaaaaacaatagcaaatcacttcaaatcaagagttcgacggcatatcagAATTACTTCGGCAATTCCGAACATATCAATAACAATAAAAGCTATATACgattcaaaaccaacataatCTTCAAGATAATAGCAGATAAACCAATCGAATCATAGCTGGAGATCATAAGAACAAGATATAACAATCAATCTTCAATCCAATCTCAAGAACACAAAAGATCGAAGCTTAACAACAACACTTCatatcaacatctgatatctgtcaaaTTCGAATTTTCCAACCTTGAttaacaaagaagaaacttacatcaaatcgaaggtcttgtcaagaggattccaaaacatctttcggaatcgaaatcgaatgtccgtagctcaagatatgtgaatttgaagatgaagattgaaatatgaaaatctTTGCTCTCGGTTTCCTTTCTTGTTTTCTGAATAATTTGATGAAGAAGTGGTGAACCacacgtgtacatgctgaatCTTCAACCAAATTCTGATAAATGTAATGgaatttgcactttagcccctcaactattcaaaaattgcaatttggtcctcagcttCTCATTGATTCAattttcaatcctaatcaatttaagaatattagaatttaaatcaaaactccaaatattcccaaattaattattctcggattaaaattaaataattccggacgttacaattctcccccactaagacatgatttcgtcctcgaaatctgaagGTAATATCAACAGATCAAATAACAGATATCAGATAACAAAAAACTAAAGGAGATTCACATCATTGgaacatctctggaaatctttgcctcatatctgattcagtctcccaagtcgcttcttcaataccatgacgactccactggaatttcacaagtggaatagtcttcgttcgtagttgcttctcttttcgatcaagaatctgaattggcttttcaaaataactcaaagtttcatcgagttcagcctcatcagattgaagcacatgagattcatcagcaagatattttcgaagcatcgatacatgaaagacatcatgtatttcAGATAacgatggaggaagagctaatcgataggcgagattgcctattttctccagaatttcataaggaccaatgtagcatggagacaactttcctcgtttgccaaatctgacagtgcctctgaacggagaaatcttcaaaaatacatgATCCCCCTGTTCGAAAGACAATGGTCAACGTCGAATGTTGGCATATTtcgtctgtctatcttgagTTGTCTTCATTcatttctgaataagcttcacctggtcattcatatcacgtatcatatcaggaccagtatcaggtacttcagaaatatcatcccaatacaaaggagatcgacattttcttccgtataaagcttcaaaaggagtcattcctatactcgattgatagctgttgttgtacgagaattcacaaagaggtagtgATTCTTTCCAACTAGTgtcaaaatcaagcactacagctctcaacatgtcctccaatgtctgaatagtacgctcagactgtccgtcagtctgtggatgataagctatgctcaagtgtaactgagtacccaaagcctgttgaaaaactggcgttcagatcaatcacgattgatacccggtgcagcggaagtttaaaattttattatggaacaattccatagtgtgggtatcaaccgtttaacgattaaattataagtgtgtgtaaaattaaataactattattaaattttaccttcaatctcgaagcgagattattggacaccacacagatttctctgcgcttcttgtatcttcctggaactgatgaacaagctttccttcaatcaggtccacgaatggaggtttaatccctctgatagattgcactagaaaatctatcagaagttttctgcgaagagaataacgaatttgattcgctaatcctgtctgcaattcaaaatcacagaccggaaaatctctgacagagagagggaggggcggccgaatttctagagagagctagggtttttttcgaaaactgtctctcaaaattatgaccaactgtctgtaatttctgtactgcaataacttatttataatgcaggccactaacaccttagggcccattagtcataagttgaggcccgacaagcaaagcccgcatgttcagaaattaatataaaattcatcgtgactccgattgataaaccgattttaccaatgtgcacagaaaccatttctgcacattttaaagtcaagataaatttttctgaatccgaattcagtggtttccaaaaatgtacatccctatgtcattttaggaaatcctactcccttactcttatttaagaagtccaacttctttattcattaaatttaactctttaaatttaactatctcaacggggattaaaactccattacactgtgtgaccctcaatggttcagggatacagctagccgtgggctcacaactccttgtgactcggaacaacgatttccgacttgcccaacgaatcatggtaaagcgcctagcaacatcgccccatgattccctaggtatcactgatagtgcctacaagaaccagtagattttggttagcgtacagtacggtcccttcatccaaatatcccgatcgaatcaacaaccattggtatatcgagagtcgctcaagattcgataactatgcaatacatcttgaagatcaaattagtgacatcgcatgtgctactaagaaaccatttcttaaatcacatcaagtactctggccagagattcgtcacactaatatctcctcagatcgcataggatatccacactcgcaagtatgtggtgaatccttgacaacaatgcatcgactcctatatgtgttgtaactgtacccaatcccgacacctgatgacccccatagagtcggtaaacgagtcaaagcacagtactagcatatagagtctccatgatgtttcaagtagtaaggactaatggtgtacaaccaaaaccgcggactttatccactcgataagtgataaccacttggaaagtccggatagggtagttcgattattcatcctatgaatatccatttgcatgcttcgaacatctccatgttccctaccaatgaaacgtggtactccgcatcgcaaatgctagtctcaaactcgagcgatccttatccttattctcggacggctcaatcgactaggaacagtttagaatatacagtgactataagatgtatttcatgatagacatccccatgttctaccacatcttacatacactatagtatattcaaggtctttatcaaaacaacaatagtatatcacaatataacaatatgaagaaagataaagtcattgccattaataaaagtgtaaattacattaaacaaaagatcgtttgtacaaagagtcatcaaagcccatagccacaagttggctcactgggcacccactctttcaatctcccacttgccctatagccaactagtcatactacgtagacccattgcttcgcgatgtttgtcaaacaatggtcctggcaagggcttagtaagcggatcagcgatattgtctgtagaggccactcgttcttcagtgatgtctcctctttccacaatctcccggatgatgtggtatttcctcagtacgtgtttggatctttgatgagaccttggttcctttgcttgagcaacggcacccgtgttgtcacagtacaccgggactggaccaacaaattcaggaatgacgcccaactcttggacgaactttctcatccaaacggactctttagcagcagctgatgctgcaatgtattcagcctcagtggtggaatccgctgtggtgtcctgcttggaactcttccaagagacagcaccgccattgagcatgaacacaaatccagaggttgacttcgagtcatccacgtcactttggaagctagagtcggtatagccttccaatttcagatctcgtcctccatataccatgaacatattcttagtccttcgtaagtacttaagaatgtccttcacggctttccaatgcatttgaccaggattagcctgatatctgctcgtgacactcagagcaaatgctacatccggtctggtagatatcatcccatacatgatactacctatagctgacgcatatggtacatgtgtcatattctctatctctgcatcagtcttgggacacatagacttggataaagaaactccatgacacatgggtagatgtcctctcttggacccatccattgaaaaccgtttcaatatggtgtcgatgtaggttgattgagtcctatcattctcttagatctatctctatagatctgtatcccaagaatgtaggatgcctcacccaaatccttcatcgagaatctacctgataaccatatctttgttgactgcaacatccctacatcattcccaatgagtaggatgtcatcaacataaagtactaagaatgtcacagcatccttaactactttcttgtacacgcacggttcctccgggttctcgatgaaaccaaaatcttttattgtttcatcaaatttctggttccaacttcttgatgcttgttttagaccataaattgatctctgaagcttgcataccttatgctcgcttcccatggatgtgaacctctcgggctgcttcatatagatttct
It encodes:
- the LOC140889376 gene encoding uncharacterized protein, whose product is MFFEKYFTAEARGRLIREFMSLRQGDKSVAEYVKQFKRGCHFVPLIANDEQERLRHFTDGLRPDIKHDVFMEDVANYSAAVNRALRFEQGRKDMQAAYQLKRQFQQPFKGQSSQPAKKQYTGMAKGPNPPRTQQRHQGQQRPQQIGAAAPNLGGIPLCKTCQKPHSGQCMAGSGVYYKCKLPGHVAMNFPTVRNIPGRVYVMQAEEAGPDTSLIMGFDLILGMDWLSVNGALIDFRRRSVLVNPSGGDSFIFLAAQSSGASHIISYVHAKKLLHKGCHDFLASFVVAVDEPSSRSITDVEIVRDFLDVFPDDVVGIPPVREVEFNIKLLLGTVPISMAPYSLSPTEMKELRDQIQELLEKGFILPSVSP